In Malania oleifera isolate guangnan ecotype guangnan chromosome 8, ASM2987363v1, whole genome shotgun sequence, a single window of DNA contains:
- the LOC131161555 gene encoding zinc finger protein GAI-ASSOCIATED FACTOR 1-like — protein MVELENSSPVTVSTASAEASVSSSGNQTMPAEAPPKKKRNLPGMPDPNAEVIALSPKTLMATNRFVCEICNKGFQRDQNLQLHRRGHNLPWKLRQRTSKEIRKRVYVCPEPSCVHHSPSRALGDLTGIKKHFCRKHGEKKWKCERCSKKYAVQSDWKAHLKTCGTREYKCDCGTLFSRRDSFVTHRAFCDALAEEGARAHTLAIPKNANENVKLQTTSSPPPPPPPLVAPPTPPVCPATNVITPVLSIQNPELPENPVRLLPRTTAPMRLTAVATTTATATSSSSGNPTLASNSSSSTRTPSVFASVFAPSTTTVISQSPQVSSSFSNLISGAQHLTKCTERPTTSLAPIPTAEPISLCLSSPIYFSNASSSLFPALDQDHHRHYAQSPQPPAMSATALLQKAAQMGAAASKGSWLHGLGLAISSPTSGQQDHAATTTTTNTTTTATSSITTQWNSGQIEPESTASVAAGLGLGLPSRSTGSALTDLMMGPPSLFGNKPTTLDLLGLGIGAGGASTGELSALLTSMGGGIDVATAAAAAASFGGASSQSPGEKWEGPPERKPNRPALL, from the exons ATGGTGGAGCTGGAGAACTCGTCGCCGGTGACTGTTTCAACGGCTTCTGCAGAAGCAAGCGTGTCTTCTTCGGGAAATCAAACTATGCCAGCTGAGGCACCGCCAAAGAAGAAGCGAAACCTCCCTGGAATGCCTG ATCCAAATGCAGAGGTGATTGCTTTGTCTCCTAAAACTCTAATGGCCACAAACAGATTTGTGTGTGAGATCTGCAATAAAGGATTTCAACGAGACCAGAATCTGCAACTTCACCGGCGAGGCCACAACCTGCCTTGGAAGCTGAGGCAGCGAACCAGCAAAGAGATTCGGAAACGAGTATACGTGTGTCCGGAGCCGTCGTGCGTGCACCACAGTCCGTCCAGAGCTCTCGGCGATCTCACCGGCATAAAGAAGCATTTTTGCAGGAAACACGGCGAGAAGAAATGGAAGTGCGAGAGGTGCTCCAAGAAGTACGCCGTGCAGTCCGACTGGAAGGCGCATTTGAAGACCTGTGGTACCAGAGAATACAAATGCGATTGCGGAACTTTGTTCTCTAG GAGGGACAGCTTTGTCACCCACAGAGCTTTTTGCGATGCGTTGGCCGAGGAAGGTGCTAGAGCTCATACCCTTGCCATTCCTAAGAACGCCAACGAGAATGTGAAGCTTCAGACAACAAGTTCGCCTCCTCCTCCGCCACCGCCCTTAGTGGCGCCTCCGACGCCACCGGTTTGCCCCGCAACAAATGTAATAACGCCGGTTTTGTCGATCCAAAACCCAG AGCTGCCGGAAAACCCAGTCAGGCTCTTGCCGCGAACAACCGCCCCAATGCGCTTAACCGCGGTcgccaccaccactgccaccgcCACCAGCAGCAGCAGTGGCAATCCCACCTTGGCCAGCAATAGCAGCAGTAGCACCCGAACCCCCAGCGTGTTTGCAAGTGTATTTGCGCCTTCTACTACAACTGTGATTTCACAGTCGCCACAAGTATCATCCTCTTTTTCTAATCTCATCTCTGGTGCCCAACACCTGACCAAGTGCACTGAGCGACCCACCACTAGCCTCGCACCAATCCCCACCGCAGAGCCCATCTCCCTCTGTCTCTCCTCACCCATCTACTTTTCCAACGCCTCCTCTTCCCTCTTCCCAGCGCTCGACCAAGACCACCACCGTCACTACGCCCAATCCCCACAGCCCCCCGCCATGTCTGCCACCGCATTGCTCCAAAAAGCCGCCCAAATGGGCGCTGCCGCATCCAAGGGCTCGTGGCTTCACGGCCTCGGTCTCGCAATTTCCTCCCCGACTTCCGGCCAGCAAGATCATgccgccaccaccaccaccaccaacaCTACCACCACTGCCACCAGCTCAATTACCACGCAGTGGAACTCTGGCCAGATCGAGCCCGAGAGCACCGCATCTGTCGCGGCCGGCCTCGGACTCGGTCTTCCCTCCCGTAGCACCGGCTCCGCATTGACAGACCTGATGATGGGTCCTCCGTCATTGTTCGGGAACAAGCCCACCACGCTTGATCTTCTGGGATTGGGCATTGGCGCCGGAGGCGCCTCCACCGGAGAACTCTCTGCTCTGCTGACTTCCATGGGAGGTGGCATTGATGTTGCAACGGCAGCCGCCGCTGCCGCGTCCTTTGGAGGAGCCAGTTCTCAGTCTCCCGGAGAGAAGTGGGAGGGTCCGCCGGAGAGGAAGCCCAATCGGCCGGCGCTGCTCTAG